CACCGGACTCCTGCGTAAACTCGATGTGCTTCGCAATGTCGGCCTGCGTCACGGACGGGCGCACGGCGTGGATGGCTTTCAGGAAGTCGTTCAGGACCAGGCGcggctcgaggagctcgtcggaCCCGACGTCGGCCCAGGACAtttcgagcgcgtcggcgtcgccgggAGAGCACGGCGTAAACATCGTCTTTTCCTCGCCGTCCTtgtcgacgcgcacctgctTAAAGTGCGTCGCATTCatcacgcggcgcacgggctGCATGAGCGCTTCGCggacgagcacggcaaCGTCCGAGCCAGAGTAGCCCTCGgtctgctcggcgaggttgCGGTAGTCTTTAGGCGTGAgcgagcacggcgtcgcgccaaTGTTCAGCTCAAacatgcgccgccgcgcgtcgaggtcgggCAGGGGGATATAGACACGCTTTTCAAAGCGGCGCTTGATcgccacgtcgagcgcccaGGGAATGTTGGTCGCGCCGAGAACGAGCACGTCGGACTGGTCGTCATTTCCGACGCCGTTCATCTGCACCAGAAACTCGGTCttgatgcgccgcgacgcttCGCTCTCGCCTTCGGACCGTGTGCCGCAGAGCGagtcgacctcgtcgatgAAAATGATCGAtgggcgcgcctcgcgtgcCATTGCAAAGAGCTGCTTGACCAGCCGCTCGCTCTCGCCCATCCACTTGGAGACCAGGtcggagctcgagacggaGAAAAAGGTCGAGTTGGACTGCGTCGCAATCGCCTTGGCAAGGTACGACTTGCCGGTACCGGGGGGGCCATATAGCAGGATGCCGCTCCACGGCTTGCGCTTGCCGGTAAAGAGCTGGGGGAACTTGATGGGGAGGATCACGGCCTCTTTGAGCGCGTCTTTTGCCGTCGCAAGACCCGCAACGTCATCCCAGCTGACATTAGGGCGCTCCGATAGAATTACACTAGACAGACCCGAGCGGAGCTTCTTcgtctcggcgtcgacgccgtccTCGCCTtcgtcggccgccttcGTCGCGCCACTCCCGCCtttgctcggcgccgcggtcTCGGCGTTCTGCACcttggcgaggtgctcTTTGAGCTTCTCAGCACGATCCAGGTACTCGACAAACTTGGCTCGGATGAGTCCTTTGAGCTTTTCATTCTTCTCGTCTGCGTTAGCGAGGCAACGCACACTTCATCGCCATCATGAAGTAGTCGAGACTGTTTTGGTACTGCACGTACGCCTCCTGGTAGTTATGTTTTACATCTTCGTCGatcgcgcgctgcacgatATCAATCGCACGCTGCGTTAGCTGCGTTACCTACGTCCAAAAAGTCGGTCTGGCCCCTGGGTTAGTCGCGCTACGCACATCCTCCCACGCCCACGCACAGAGCGGCGAAAGTGGAGTGTTCCCGCAtcggcgcatcgggcgAAGCGGCTCAAGTCTTGGCGGGGAtgagcgacgtgcgccaggAGACTGAAGgggacgccgcgccggcagcCGACGCACGGCGTTTCCGGCTTCCGCGCTGGAATGCCGAAGAGAACACGGGCGAAAGCGCAAACCCCGATCGCAACACGTCGAATACGCAGggccaggcggcgcgcgcacgcgtcaAGCTCCAGAGCCtgatgcgcttgcgcaACGCCGGGAaggagcccgaggcgacggccgcgccgctgtcgGTCATGGGAGAGATGCAGCTGGGTCTCCTTCCTGTTGCAATGCTTAAGCTGCACATggaccgcgacgagcgcaagaaTCCACGCATTCCGGTACTCTTGCAGCAGATCAGGGCCAAGATCACCGACACGATCCACCCGCCCCACTCGGGCCATACGCTGTACAGGATTGAGCTGGACTACTGTGCAGGGCTCATGCAGTGGGTCATctaccgcgaggcgcgcgattTTGTGTCGCTCCATACCTATTTCCGGACGCAGTCCGTCAAGGGCACCCTCGGCAGGACGGCGACGTTCAGGGGAGGCAGCGACAATGACGCAGGCCTCCCCTCCTTTCCCAAGTCGGTCTTTTCGGGGATGCTGCCCCTGCAGCGTGGGCTGCGGCAAGATGGCGAAAGCaacgagcgcggcgcggccagcgagcgcgagacgcgcgaaACGCTCGAGGCCTACCTGGCACGGCTCATGCAGAGCGTGCAGTTCAAGCCACAGGTGAACCGCCTGTGCCGTTTCCTGGAACTGAGCACAATGGCCGTGCAGATGGCCAACATGCAaggcgagctcggcaagcagGGCTACCTGCAGATCAAGTCGAAGAGCTCACGCAAGGAATCGCTGAGCctcaagcgcctcggcgagcagtaCCGCGTGCCCAAATGGTTTATTGTGCGCGAGAGCTACATTGTgatcgtcgagcaccagcACAGCATGCAGGTCCACGACGTGTTCATCATGGACCAAGAGTTCCAGGTGACGCAAGG
This sequence is a window from Malassezia japonica chromosome 5, complete sequence. Protein-coding genes within it:
- the VPS4 gene encoding Vacuolar protein sorting-associated protein 4 (EggNog:ENOG503NUSN; COG:O), whose amino-acid sequence is MREHSTFAALGQTDFLDRAIDIVQRAIDEDVKHNYQEAYVQYQNSLDYFMMAMKYEKNEKLKGLIRAKFVEYLDRAEKLKEHLAKVQNAETAAPSKGGSGATKAADEGEDGVDAETKKLRSGLSSVILSERPNVSWDDVAGLATAKDALKEAVILPIKFPQLFTGKRKPWSGILLYGPPGTGKSYLAKAIATQSNSTFFSVSSSDLVSKWMGESERLVKQLFAMAREARPSIIFIDEVDSLCGTRSEGESEASRRIKTEFLVQMNGVGNDDQSDVLVLGATNIPWALDVAIKRRFEKRVYIPLPDLDARRRMFELNIGATPCSLTPKDYRNLAEQTEGYSGSDVAVLVREALMQPVRRVMNATHFKQVRVDKDGEEKTMFTPCSPGDADALEMSWADVGSDELLEPRLVLNDFLKAIHAVRPSVTQADIAKHIEFTQESGVE